From the Aquarana catesbeiana isolate 2022-GZ linkage group LG10, ASM4218655v1, whole genome shotgun sequence genome, the window attcctgccattaatgccaatgctggggcactattcctgccactaatcccaatgatggggtactattccccccacgaataccaatgatggggtactatttgtcctactaataccaatgatagggcactattcctgccactaataccaatgatggggcactattccttctcctactgaccacaggcgctttgtcatttttttaaatctttctgtcCAACAAGCATGAGGCATTGTTCGCTCTCACTGATgccaagacattttctactccGACTGGCCATAGTatagcccccctaaagtctgaaagacagtaaactggccctttgtttttaaagtttggagacccctggtctacagctACTGGTAGACTTTAGAAGGCAGTTTGATGTGCTTGCACATTTTGATGGCCCTCAGGGCAGCAAATCCTCCAAACACTGCTGAGTGCATAAGGCGGAAGACTTTGACAAATAGCTGCGGGGTGCTGACAAGGTCTTATAGTCAATATCTCACTGAATCAGGAGCAGGTATTAAACGAGGAGTGAGGCTGGGGAGGGGGCGGACTACAATATAAGTGTAACTGCATCAAAGTACTAACTGCTGCTTAcattaaagctgaccatagatggatcgaaatacgTCTggctcagcaggaactggccaaatttcaatcaatGTATGACCATTCCTGCTGGAGAGAATTTGATCTAAGGATCTGTTTCTCTCGATCGGGAATGTTGGAAATTTTTCTTTCAAATAGCACATGCAGCCAATTGGCTCGAGCGCTGATCAGTTAATCTGACAGCGGAGGCAGTTccggatttagaccttggggggcccgGGTCACTTCAAGTTCCGGGCCCCTCAACAAAGAATAAAATGATATGACGAATAAAAAACTGAACTTAAATAAATGATAAACCACATTtctaatatatctaaaaaaaatatggtaagttccaaaggtacaggtaattggaactggcaagtcatacatcacagttatgcatcacactacaatatttacaaaaagtctttcTTCCTGCATTTAGCATCTGCAAAATTTTTAGCTAATTAAAACTGTATCATCACGAGGACGTTGGTCTTGACAGCCAGTAGAAACAGAGCAGCTATGTACTGTACACACTTGAGCGTTTGCGATCTCGGGCAGAATTGGTGGCGATCTCAAAAGGCTCTGCACAAATGACAAATCACACCACGACTGTTCGGGTGCCATTAATTTTCAATGGCACCAAAACGTGGTGCGGTTCTGCCACAATTGGCGGGAAATATACTGCACTGAGAAGGATAAGAAGGCCACCAATGCTGACTGCCTTCTGGATAAAAGTCTAAAGAATTGCAAAACCGAATGACTTGGTGTAAAGAACAACAGACCAAAGGTTTCCGTGGATTTCTCTGGAGTATAATGCCCTGGGCCGCCTATTGTGCCcctattataatattataatgcaCCAATAGAGTTGGGCACCATTAATACCCTCAATACTACCGATGATGCCTTAATTACGTTACAGGTCAATGGAGACCAATAGCCAATGAAAACAAGACCAAGAAAGAAATTTCATAAGAggccctcttaaagcggagttccacccaaaagtggaaattccaCTTATTCATCTCCTACCCTTCTCTGgtgcaacatttggcacctttcaggggggaggggggaatgggtacctgtttttgacaggtccactTCCACCACTTCCAGAGACGACGCCGTCTCTCTCGAAAGTTCAGCCCCCCGCTTTCTTCCTTCGCCGCCGGGTCAATTAGAAAGCAAAGTGCGTTTCTCGCAtgggcagtagggaaccggctgtgacgctgaaaggcttcactgccaggttcgcttaccaggaatggtggcggctgcacccaacagccgatccaaagatcagctggggtgccgacattgcgggttcCCATAAGTGTGTCCATATAttaagttagcagctgcagtatttgtagctgctcacttttaatttgtcgtgggggggtgggggtggagcagacctccgctttaactttGGCCCTCACCACTGCTTTGGCAAAAATTACAGCAATGTTTGTGATGTCTGAGCACTTTTGATGCTGAACAGCCACATACATTTGGACATTTACATCTAACTCTTGGCTTTTCCATTACCAGAGCAAGCTGATTTATAGTCTTTTTGTTCATTTGGTTTTCCCCTAAACTCAGTGGAGCTGTGATTTCTCTgtgctgccagtaggtgtcacaGGCAATAATGTGAGATGACACATTTgggtctcatgcacacaggatttttttttcctcccctggatACCTTTGCTCCTGTGGAGAAAAATGCAGCATTAAAAACATCCCAAAAGCTGCATTTTGCAAACAAGTTTTAGGTACATTTAGGCGTGTCAAGCGCCTGGGTGTTCATTCATTCCATAATATAATAACTAactaatttattctggccactggaatGAATAAACACTCAATCTCTAAAATGGGTTTAAACGCATTCAggcgttttttgggggtttttttacggCAAAATGCTCCTCTTGAACTTGTTGGCActgttttttttcctgtctctaaaTACTCCTGCCACTAAACACCATTAAATGCCTATGTGTGtaaggacacataggctaacatagaagaGCTTTTAGAGGGAGAAAAAAACCCATCAAGAACccttaaaaatggcattttagatgcccagtgtgcatgagtcctCAATTATGAATATTTATGTATCCCCTAGCCAACCAGTAGGAGGCTTAATAcctctggtgcatgctgggggagagcATAAATATTTTGGGAGGACCATGTGAGCTCTCTCTTCCCCGGGCTGCGGCCTAGAGAGGGTGTGCAAGGAGCAGCTGAGTGACTAGGCCAGAGGCCTAGAAGCTCTTTACATGTGCTTATACAGTATAAGGTCTGAAAGCAGAAGATGCCTGCCTGTTCAATGTGATCCTACTGCATGAGGCCCTGGGCTCAGAGGATGGGGGTCTGGAAAAAGAAGTGGTGTCCTGGGATGAAGCAGCAGAAATGACCATTAGAAATGAAGTGGCTACAAAGAGATTGTAGGAGATTAGCAGCACAGAATTGCTaggtaaaatgttttatttttaaactgtttacacagtgctttagcagaataaatgtcattcagttagggtttacatctactgtaacaaaaacaaaaaacaagtgttATACCCTAACTGGGGTTTCTCCCGTCTGGCCTATAataaaatgacggccaggcggtggctcTCTcgttctgactggacatcatatgatgtccttcagaaaATGCCACCTGTGCGCACCCCTGAGGGTGCGCAGCATGGCGATCAGTGGTGTGTCGCtcagacacaccgcatctctgatcacggtgaagagcctatgacgtaggctgaTCACAGTGAAATTAGGAAGTtacggttatcggctttcctcaaCTCACTCCGACAGAGGGGATCTGCAGTGATAATCAGTGCAATGTCTATCAATGaaaccccatcagtgatgcccaccagaGCCCACCagcgatgcccaccagtgcccacaagtgctgcctttcagctaggaattttgcagagcagtgttagcagctctgcacatgctcatttttcaGTGagttctatgctgagcattttctccctatcgcatctgagcagtccatgtgactatagagtgacacatgtgggtgtatacacagtggtaaaagacagcccactccctcctaaACACCATGAggttgggatattacatgtagattgacggaggcttcaccttcctctaatagggcgtacacacggtctgacctttcggctacaaaagtccgacagcacgatttgaagatttgaagcaagttccaaatctaaagtccgtaagATTTGCgaatggaaaagtccgctgaaagtccggggaagcccacacacgatcggattgtccgccggatttggtccgtcagcgtccgtcggacttttgtagccgaaaagtccgaccatgtgtatgccccattattctaagacacaggctggatggGCGTGACACagactgtgactggcagaaatcggCCCACactatgttattgccaaaaaaataataaagatttgatttcaattatataattgtatgacaatttaaaacagtttattgatattaattatttatttttattgtataccaaaggctgttttttttttttttttttaacatgtgaccagcagcaggggactagaagctcctcctgcttatgtttccctgcagacaggctgggaaagatttgggtcatgtgacagctgtatatcgatcagGAAAAAGGGTACTtagactttttttaaattaaaataattacagtgctatcatccacatacagaagtagaggggacaatgtaaattacactgtgtgtgtgttttttttaaatcatattctttttattgaaaacaaaCCATTTTCAGTTTACAGCAAACGTATCGAATATCTGGGAGGACACAGGTTTATCCATTTGTATTTGGCCGTCCAGGCGAATAATGTATGCTTTTACATTGTATAAGATGCAACAGTACATGTAAAATAAAGAAGCATTGCTTAAAGATAAGAGAGTATTGTTCATTCTGTAGTTCTTAAGTATTTTTATATTTTGGGTGTGTCCTCATTATATCTTACCTCTCAACTCCGTTCCCAACCCCTAGCAGGGTCAATGAGCGGTGTGAAAGTGCCACTTACCCCTAAACAGCGGGGAGTGGTTCACAGCATTTTTAACTATCAACTGTTGAGTATAACAAACCGATGTATTGAGCCACTGCAGGTCCAAATACTACAATGTTACATATATCTCTTCAGTTTAACTTATACATGGAGCGCCATCCTACCTAGCTCATCTGggctaattttttttccccatagaaAAGTGGATGACGTGGTTGTTTTGCCTCCTATGATTTTGTTTTGAACTAGGCATAGAGGAGCCAGGCCAGGAACTTCTAGCCAAGCATCCTATATGGTTTCAAACTTCCTTGTGCTACCTCAATGTTTGTAGGTCAATTGCTCCCTTATAAGAGAATCGTTTACGGCAGTTGATCCATTCTGTGTGTGTAGGGGGTAAGACCGACAGCCATTTTCTGGCAATACGTTTTCTAGCTATAAATAGCGCCCTGGTGATAGCTAAATAGGTGTGGGGTGTATATTGTTCTTTATCTAACCAGCCCAGTAAGCAGAGTTTAGGGTCACTGTCAAGTTTATGGTTCCATATCCTATTAATAGTACTCATCACTGTGGTCCAATATCTTTGTAATTTTGGACATTTCCATAGCATGTGTACTAGTGTGCCATTGTCCACCAGACAACGGGGGACAAAGCGGGTCATCCCTTCTATGTCACTTGTGCAGCTTCTCGGGTGTACGGTAGGTGCGGTGGATGATAAACAGTTGGATAAGTCTTTGAAATGAGGATAGTGACACTTTGAGTACATTATCTAGTACAGTGGTCCATTCCTCATCCGAAAGATGTCCTATATCTTCCCCCCAGCCGGTTCTACAGTTTAGCGACATCGCTTTAGATACTTTACATATGAGAGAGCCATATAAGGAGGATATTTGTCCCTTTCGGGATGATGATGTAAGCAGGTGCATGAGTGTTGTGTGGTCTAGTTAGTTCCCAGTTAGACACTGCAGTTTGTGCCGATAAGGCGTGCCTAAGTTGCAAATATTGGAAGAATAGTGTATTTGGCAGACTGAATTCCTCATGCAGCGATTGGAAGTCTTGCAGGTGTCCTCTATGGTATAACTGTGAAAAGTACACACCCCAATTTCTAGCCCAGGCTGAGAATCCCTGTAGTTTACCTAGttctgggtagtttctgttattccaAATATGTGACCAGCTATTATAGCCCATATAGCGGAAATGTTGTTTGGCTTTATTCCATACTCTGTCTATGAGTGTCAAGGTAGGGTAGGATGGTAAAACCCCATTTCTCCTGCTTCTATGCATTCCACAAGGTCATCACCAGATAGCTGTGCACATATGATgtttttaataggatcagaggactcAGGGCACAGCCAGCCCGTTAAGTGCTGCATTTGAGCCACTATCAAGTAATAAAATGGGTTGGGGACGCTAAGCCACCCGAGTCCTTTGCCTCTTGGAGGGTTTCCAACTTAATACGTGGGACCTGTTTCCTCCATATCAATGTGCGGCAGGTAGTATTGCATCTTTTAAACACATGGATAGGGATCCAGATGGGTGCATTGTGGAGTGTATACAAGAGTTGTGGaatccagatcatttttattaagttacaGCGGCCAACGGAAAGGGGTAGTTTAATCCATctgttttttcctgaaatttttaAATTAATGAGTGTATATTAAGTTTGATATAGAGATCTAAATTGGGGTGTAAAACTATGCCTTAGTACAGGAAGGTATCCACCACCTGAATCTGTTCTGCTATCTGAGGCAGGGGCGCCACAAGAAGGTCTAAGGGTAGTAGgttggatttgtcccagtttactTTGAACCCAGAGAAGGTCCCAAATTTGTGAATTAGTTCCATAAGGTTTATCAGTGAGGCAGATGTGTCTCCCAAAAAAAGGAGCGCGTCATCTGCGTATAATGCCAATTTGTCTTCTAGTAAGCCTCGTTTAAACCCACAGATTTCAGAGTTCCCCCTAATGGCTGCAGCTAGGGGCTCTATTGCAAGGGCAAATAGTAGAAGAGACaggggacaaccttgtcttgtGCCCCTGTACAGATCAAAGGATGAGGATAGGGTGTTATTAATTCTGATACATGTTTTTGGTGCTTTATATAGTAGTTTGATCCATGAAATAATGACCTCCCCCAGGTTGCGTTTTTCCAATACCCGCTGTTATCGGTGGGGACTTGCATATTCAGATATAGGTGACGAAGATTGTTTGCCGTGGATCTATTAGATATGAATCCGGATTGGTCTGGGTGCACAAGTTTGGTCACCACCTTGGAGAGTCTCATGTCAATGACTTTTGTAAGTCATTTTAGATCCGTATTCAGCAGGGAAATGGGTCAGTAGAATTCAGGTTTATCAGGATCTTTCCCTGGCTTCAATATAACTACCACCACCGCCTCATACATAGATCTCGGTAAAGAATCTAGGGAGTAAGCATCGGTAAGCGTATGAAGTAGCTTGGGCAAGAGTATGCCTCCAAATTTTTTGGATGATTCAATTGGTAAGCCATCATTTCCTGGGCCTTTGAGTTCAGGAACGTGGCCAGCGCGAGTTGTAGCTCCTCAAGGGTGAGAGGTGCATTTAATTGTTTTTTATGTCTGGAAGAAGGTACAGAACCCCTTCAGTATGGAACGGGTGTCTGTAACCACTCGCATAGGAGATATCGCTAATCTGTGTATGACCTGTGAAAGATGTTGGGATCTGGCTATCATAGACAGCATATGGCCAGTTTTCTCACCCTCTTCAAAATATGTTTGAGAGGTAAAGAAATGCTTATTATCAGCCTGCTGTTGATGTATACTGCGGTAAAGTTTTTGTGCATCTATCCATTGCCTCTCATGATCAGGTGTAGGGGCTTGCAGGAATGTTTCTTCGGCTCTATCTACAGCTAGGCTGGCCCATTGTCTACTTTTGGTTTTAATTGTAGCTATTTCTTTAATGCACATACCTCTAATGAAAGCTTTTAGAGTATCCCAAAACACCCCTGAAGCGGCTGAAGACTTGTTATCCAGTAAAAAATTTCTGATATGAGCCTGCATACGTTCAGTATCGGTGAATAATTGAAGCCAGAATGGATTTAGTTTCCAATGGACAGGCAGGCTGACCTCACGGAGGTGCAAGTTAAGTTGCACTGGGGAATGGTCAGATAGGCCCCTGGCTAGGTATGTCACTCTGGGTTATAACCATGGGTCATGACATTCCCCAATGCAAAATCTATTCGTGATAGCATAGAATGTGTCAATGAGTGGCAAGAGAATTGAGCCTTAAGAGGAAATCTCCAGAGGTCCACCAACCCAATCTCCGCTATAAATTTGGCTAATGTAGTAATTGTTCTGGGGCCCTGTGGGCAGTATTTTTTGTGAACATCCAGTGAGGTATCCAGTGCGCTGTTAAAGTCGCTTAGGACATATACTGGGAGTTGTGAATGTTTAGCCAAAAACCTAGAGAAACATTGTAGCACTGTCAACGTAAATGGTGGGGGTACATGCACATTAGCAAATACACAGACATGGGATTCCCACATACCCATTAGAAAAATGAATCTGCCCTCAGAGTCCACTTGGGCATCTAGTTTAGTGaataaggcagtcctggaaaacaATATACTAACCCCTCCAAAGTACCTGGTGTGCACGGAATAATATTGTACAGGGTATTTAGACATATGCATTAAATTAGTAGTATCACTAGTAGGGTGAGCTTCCTGTAAGCATACAACAGCTGAAATCTGATGTGAGAGAAAGGTGAACATTGCAGTTCTCTTTTTGCGGTCCTGCATGCCTCTAAAGTCCTAGGAGAGAATGGAATCTACCTGTTTACCCATTTAAAAGAAAATGAAGTGTGTAGATGTTCCCAGGCCCGGGTGGGTCCGGACAGTGTTCAAGGGGCCCGTAGGCCCTATCAGGCAGAACATCTTGGCATCTCGTGTGTAGGGGGCACTTCATGTGACTGGCATCAGTCGTTCCACTCCGTAGAGTCGTGCGGCATAGTAGTGCTGGAGTATAATCTGCAGAGATACAGCCCTCCCAACCAGGGCTGAAAAACaataacaaaagaagaaaaagaaaaagaacagtcTTCCAACCGAGAAGATGGAAGTTCTCATTGGAAAGCCTTCCAAATGTGCCCCGCAGTGCTACgcgagggggggacaagagagggcTAGGACCTCTTGAGTTGAAGCCAAGTACACAAGCTGCTACTTACTTACAAATACAAACAAAGTCAACCAGCGCGAACCGTACAACCTAACTAAAAGCAGCTGTAGTACTGGGGGAAAAATGTATCAAATCCCAAAAGACATAAATAGagaaggcagtacagcgcataagaaatcttaaataaaataaaacaatcaataaatgtCCATAAAAAGATTAAATCCAATTCAAGTCCAGCAATTCCTTCAGTGATAATCGTGACATGCAATAGCTGATTATGTGACTGTAGtgacatggacctccaccttcggtagcacaagccgctcacctctacagatggacccctgagttaatcagtcaggtcaaatcagcagttccctcacagggataaaagCAGGGAGTGGTGTATGCAGATCCCGGTCAAACTTCAGCAATAGATACTCTTGCAgtcatgacatgtaaaatatataaaggagatctagtgctctctgtagatcgcgaagatggatccggatggctagcgtagagcttagcagcagatgtactTGCTTCATAGAAAGGAGAGGAAATGgttggaggaagctgatgcaaggcctgatgggattgaaagtatgGAGGCTTGCATGTCACGATTATCACTGAAGGAATTGCTGCTACTTACTTACAGGCAGGGTTATGCTTGATTCTACTTTGGGCCATCCTCTCGAGCAGCGGTTTGCAGGTGTCACTCGTGACGATCCAGCCAATTGGTAGCCATAGGTGGATTTTCAAAGAAGTGCATAGTACCGTCTGCTACTACACGTAGTTTGGCCGGGTAATGCATGGAATACATCACTGGTATTGCTCGCAGGTGTTTCTTTACGTCAATGAATCTGGACCTTTGTTTTTGGACTGCTGCTGAGAAGTCCGGATATATGGATACTTTGGTGCCTTGTATTTCCATGTTAGTTTTTTGTCTGGCTAGTCGAAGGATGATATCTCTATCTTTGTAGTGTAAAAGTTTCAATAGAAAGGGTCTATCATTGCCCCCCTGTGGCCGAGGGCGAGAAGGCACCCTGTGAACCCTTTCGACTGAGAAAAATGGAGTGAGGTTGTTTTTACCAAATGTGTCAGCCAGCCAGGTTTCAATTAAATCGACAGGGTTTCTCTCTTCAGATTTTTCAGGCATGCCACCTATACAGAGATTACTCCTTctcagcctgttctccatgtcttcAACTCTGGCCGCTGTATCTGTCATTTTAGCAGTATTCATGCGAACGTCTTGCAAAAGTGGAGGCAGCTCATCCTCTATAGTGCTCACCCTACCCTCCAAAGCAGTTGCCCTTTCTCTGATCTTCTGCATGTCATGTCTAATATGCAGTATACCTTCTTTCATACTTTTAACTTCTGTGGATAGTTTAGTGAGTGAGGAACTATAGGTATGGACTGCAGTAAGTATGTCTTGCAGAGAACATTCTCTATGCTCAGGGTCAGAGGGGTCTGCTAtaccaggaggagggaggggagataaGTGTGTACTCCCTGCGGTGCCATGTGCTGCCGATGCCATTTTCTCTGCTGCATGCTGTTCAGTGTGATGATGTTTCACAGTGGGGCTGTTTGCCGTTTTTGCTGCATAGGATGTGCGGGGCTGCTGTGTTGGCTTCTGACTGCCTGGATCAGGGGCATATTTCTCCAACATGGATGCGGTCGAACTGCAGCGGTCCTTCGTTGTGCGCTGGTGGAGCGGGGGTCTGCCATGCTGGATCTGCCGCTCGGCATGCAGGCTCTCCTCCTGGCTCTTTGTCATCCCTGCCTTGGGTAGTTTTTGACCTGGAGTCGCAGTAGGGGTTGCTCCATGCCGGGAGTGAAGTGTCCGGTCAATTTGTGCAGGGGAATGTACTCACAATAAGGATAAATTACAGCAAGATACCAGGGACTATGTGAGGCACGTCTGCTCACATGTGCATCCAagccacaacccccctcccccccccccccccactgtgtgtgtttagcatcacttttaggctgcattcagaCCTGAACATTtaattttcaggcagaaagtcgcgtgtttttacagcgttttttgccgcgattttgtacgggtcaaaaggtcaccaatgtaaaaagctgaaaaatgcctgttatctgcccaaaaagaagctcatgtacttttttgagcttcaggcgtttttcaggagttttgcttcaggtgacaaaatgctcagatgtgaataggtgccattgaaatcaattggattttgcttgttgggcatttttcaggtgtttttttccaggcctttttttacaagctgaaaatgcttaggtgtgaatgcagcctaaaactaacttttagctttttaCAAATGCTTTTCTGAAAGCCATCTTTACTTCTTTGTTCCTCAGGCAGTAGATAACAGGATTCAGCAATGGAGGAAAAACGCTATAAACAATAGATGAGACTCGGATTTCGTCAATGGAATCTCCAGATTTCAGGCTATTGTAACTGAAGCTTCCAGTTATAAAGAATATTATGACAACAATAAGGTGGGCCGAGCAAGTGGAGAAGACTTTCCTCCTTCCAGCGGAAGACTGGATTTTCAGTATGGCAGAGATGATCCGTACATAAGAAATAATCACAATTAAAAAAGTTGTCAATCCAAGAAGAACGGTGTCTACATGAAGTACCACTTGACTACTCTGTGTATTGCTACAAGCAGCTTCCAACATGGGAATAACGTCACAGAAATAATGGTTTATGCGCCGTTCTCTGCAGAAAGTCAATTTCAAAGTCATTAAGGTGTGAAGCATGGCGTTCCCGAAACCTAagaaccagcagcctgccaccaaacATGAGCAGAACTCCTTGTTCATTATAAGTATATATCGGAATGGGTTGCATATTGCCACATATCGGTCATAGGCCATGGAAGCTAAAAGAAGACTTTCAGCTCCTCCAAAAGAAACAAAGAAATACATCTGCATAAAGCAGCTGCTGAAGGAAATCTTTGAGTTGCCAGTTAAGGCATTGGCCACCATCATGGGAAGAGTAACAGATGCATAACAGACATCTAATGAAGATAGGCAACTCAAGAAAAAGTACATGGGAGTCTGAAGATGGCTATCAACACGAATGATGATAAAAACAGCTATATTCCCAGTTACAATAATTGCATAAGTCACGGCAATTATAAGTGAACATATGATCAAGCCCTTTGAAAACCCcagcaaaaaaaaatcatccaaagaACTCTCATTTTTAGTGGCCATCCACTCATCCATCTGACCTGTGAAGATACAAATGATtgtatggtaaaaaaaacaaaaaaacaaaacaaatggctATCAATGTACTGTGGATTCTCATGTGTACATATTACATGTAAGGAAAAAATTATGTAATACCTTCTGGGTGATATATGAATAAATCCTTCACCAGTGCTTTAAAATCCAAGTGAATCCTCAAAATTCTGCAATAAACATTGCTTGGCAttagcagggctgctgttagaaatcacgggtgCCCCACATGGCCTACCtgacaggcagtgttaattttggcagcaatttTTGATTTAGttatagtcttatgccgcgtacacacgatcggattttccgacaacaaaactgtggatttttttccgaaggacgttggctcaaacttgtcttgcatacacacggtcacacaaatgttgggcaacaattatgaacgtgggaacgcggtgacgtacaagacgtacgacgagccgagaaaaatgaagttcaatagccagtgcggctccttctgcttgattccgagcatgcgtgaacttttgtgcgatggacttgtgtacacacgcttggacttTCCAACAGCAAAGTgaagttggcagaaaatttgagaacctgctctcaaacatttgtgggcgggaattgagacagcaaatgttcgatggagcatatacacggtcgaactttccgacaacaagctcacatccaacatttcccgtcggaaagtccgaccgtgtgtacgcggcataagtcttttgactaaaatggcattttagttttagtcccattttagtcctctgcaattgttttagttttagccatatttagccgactaaatctccagtacattttagtcgactaaaatcattttagtcaactaaaacgtattttagtcgtctaaaatctaatgggtgtagttaaattgtaatgcattatttaagcatttctttacaactcattatatactgctgaagtgaaaaatcgaatatgttattatttatggtattaatgATTGAACATGCataacagaccagtgttaattttgacgtcaaatgtCAATTTAGTTTTGGTCAtagacttttgactaaaatgccattttaattttagtcgtattttagtcatctcaattgttttcgttttagtcgtattttgcACACAACAGATTTAAAACACCTGAAGTTTCGAACTTGAATTTTGAATGTTTGAATTAAACTAAAAACAATGGCTACTAACCTAGATATGCCCCTTACCTAAAATAATGCCACTTAG encodes:
- the LOC141111453 gene encoding olfactory receptor 5V1-like; its protein translation is MATKNESSLDDFFLLGFSKGLIICSLIIAVTYAIIVTGNIAVFIIIRVDSHLQTPMYFFLSCLSSLDVCYASVTLPMMVANALTGNSKISFSSCFMQMYFFVSFGGAESLLLASMAYDRYVAICNPFRYILIMNKEFCSCLVAGCWFLGFGNAMLHTLMTLKLTFCRERRINHYFCDVIPMLEAACSNTQSSQVVLHVDTVLLGLTTFLIVIISYVRIISAILKIQSSAGRRKVFSTCSAHLIVVIIFFITGSFSYNSLKSGDSIDEIRVSSIVYSVFPPLLNPVIYCLRNKEVKMAFRKAFVKS